GAAATACCTTACAGCATCTGAATATGCTGCATTTAACTCTCCACTACAGGAGATATTAGTGCTGTACATAAAAGTGTACTGATCTGTGTACTGATCTTAGcattacaaaactgaaaaaatatgacTGTAGTCCTGTATGGGCTTATACAGTCATTGCATTGATGAGCATtagtaattaaaataacaaacactcTGAGTGATTTATACTACATTCTAGCATACCACTGGTGTGAAAGAACATGGACTGGTGTTATTTGCATTGCCCTGCACTTATCTTGAGTATTTTCATTGAACACCAGAGAAAATGTGCCAGAGTCACTTCTTTCACAGTAGGACGGTCAGAAGACCCAACACATTTAGATGAATCTGCAAGTGATTTTGGCACAGAAAATGACTGGATACACTATCTGTGCATGTTCTCAGTGGTTTTACTGTAATGTGATGTGGTGTTTCCGGTGCACAGTGCTGCTTGGAAAACAATACTACAGCCACATACCTGCGTCAGGTAAACCTTTAACTAAGATTCCAGGAGTCTCTCACTATTTGGTGAATATATTGCATATGATGGGTGAAAAAGCCAGTAGTTCTTCCTAACATTAGAAATAAGTGATGCATCAACAGGCTGATTTGAGATTTGACAAGCTGAATTgcaatttacattttgttgtcaAATGTGGAAGCCATTTGTGTAGGCAATCTAGCTGATGTTTGCATAGAATCTCTGCAGTGAACAGCAGAATGTCTGCAAAGTAGTTTCTTATTTACTTTACATAGTTAGTTGTAGTCAGGTTTTAATGGACATTAGATTACTTTAAGACTGGTGtgtctgaaacacattttctgcataaaattctgaaaaataaagGTATTAGGTGAATAGGTTCAAACTGATATTGTAGACATATTGGTACAAAATAATATACATTTGGTGTAGCAACTATTCTATTCACCAGAGTAAATGAAGAGTAGTGTGGGAAGAggaaagctaaaacaaaaacctgcaggCGAGGAATATTATTCACGTTCTGCAGTGTTGTGTAAATTGTTCATGGAATGCCTTCACAAgtattatgtgtgtttgtgcgtttttGTTGAGTCAGTGCACTTGCAAAGGTTTGATATGTGAAGTGTAATTTGTGTAAAGTGTGAGTTGTTAAAATTCATCAGGgattttttattctctttactcaaaaaaaaaaagtcatttttttctctttttgtccctTGCTCAGCAGTTTTATCTGTATTGAACAGTTCAGTTCTGCTTGGATGTTGAATGATGGCGAAGTGTGGGatactgaaaacacattcagctaCTTTAAATCAATAGGCGCAGTAACTTATCACTCATGTATCAGGTTAAGTTTTAGGAAAAGCTTGATGGCTGTTTCCCACACACAAGTTTTTGATTCTAAAATAATCAGCATCCTCACTCTTAATCTCGGCTGCACAATTATCCTGGATCACATGCCTGACTGCAATGTGGAGAAAAGCTGGAACACAACAGCCTCAGTACTTGATTTAATGGGTTTTCCTCAGCTTGTCTCAAGTGACTGtgagtcttcttcttcttcttcctggtTGCTGCCATCAGGAAGTTGTTCGTTCCAGTAGTTGCACTGGCCAAAGATGTCAGAGCGCTGAAAGTCTGCGCCCTCATCTTGATCTAGGACTGGGAAGACATGGTCGACCACTTCACACAGACGGCCAAAGCTGAGAGGGAGACATACAGACTTTTTACTGTACAAAACCACAACTTGGACAGTCAAAACAATTGTGTAAGATCACATGGATAAAAATCAAGTGAAACAGAGAATACAGCTTACGAGGAGATGTTGGTTTTGGCGTGCTCCTGTATCAACTCCCCCTTAGGATTGACAGTGAAAATCCTGTTCAGAGGAACACCCACCTCCTTATAGGAATATACATCCTGAAATCAGAGATGCACAAACCATCAGCATCATCACCAAAGCCAAGAGATGCCAACACTATGAATACCTACATTTCCcctgtgaaataaaactgacaccAAGACCCCAACAGGTCTTCATAATGTAGTCTTCTTGTGGCAGACAACatacatgcttgtgtgtgtttgtgtgcagtagTCTCACCGTAGCTCTGTTGCCAAATGCAGCGTAGAAAGGTTCAGTGTTCGGGTAGAAAAGGTGCTTTATGTCTGTGAGACACTCGATTTTAAACGTCTCTGGTTTTTTCTCAATCACCTCCctacacaacaaaacatgacattaaacaCACGTTACACATCGACTGGGAAAGCCGTTTGAGTTTTCAGCCTTTCACATGACTCATCCCCAATGCATATCTGCATATCATACtagaaaaatagattttaaaggGATTTATTGGCTAAGAGATACAAAAGAATTAGAAACAAGAACGTATGAAAATACCACTACTTACAATACAGAACAACagtaatatgtaatatatatcaTTGCGATTGTTGTGCGTgtacaaataagaaaaaatacatCAGCATTTATTGTTGGGTGTCTGTAAGACTCTGTACATGCTAACAATCAATCCTGTGTAGTTCCTGATAAAAAAGatcatcaataaaataaaataattatcatTCACTATTGATTAATATTTTccgttttatttttatagcttCAAGCACATATATCTGTTTAGATGTATCTGACCTgtgcaaagcagaaaaaaggcTGCTGGGGCTGAGCAGCACTGGCCCCACTGGCAGCATGGTTCCCCTCTCATTGACCCAGTGCAGGTAACCTCGTGTCATATCAGCCATGCCGATGGCCCTCGCCGAGCAGTACATGAATTTATATCCATTCCTgtgacagagagatagagaacTTGCAGTTAACTGTAATCTGTAGGGTTTAAAGAAGAAATCATTAGAATGATGACCAGCCATTATTTATGTaacagttaaaagaaaataaacaatgacccaaacaaacaaatgttataTGTGTATTGTCAAATCTGATTTAGCTTTAGCTAGACATCTTTCATTAGCTAGATATTGGACTCACTGGCTGACTTTGTGGTAGAGTCGTGCAATACCCTGGTGGGTCCAGTCTTTGCCCAGCGTGGGAAGGATGTGACCCAAAGTGTCTGACCTACAATTGTGGAACAAGAGAGGCAACATCACGCAAACAATCCAGATGAacttatttatattaaattagAGACAAAAGCCCAACACCAAATTTGTCTAAAGTCTCACATGTATGATAACATGATAACTTACATGCTGATAACAGTGGAGGACAGTCTTGCTTTCACTTACCTCGTAATTGTTCCATCTATATCAGAGATGACTATCTTGTCATCCCAGTTCCAGAGATAAATTGTGCCATGGCAGCGACAGGTGCCCTGATACTGAGTGGTCACACTGAACACCACATCATTAGGACCATCCTTCAGCTCCAAGCTTGCCTTTaaacgcacacatacacacacacacacacacacacacacacaagcaatgTTACAATGCAAAGGCAAACACAGATTGAAAGATGGAACGTCCAAAAGTTCCCTTGAAGTTTTCTGTACAGCATTAGTCTTGTTGTTATATGATCCAAATGGACACAGTAATATGcaataacaaaacaatgtgcGAGCCTCCTCCTCTAATGAAGCAGATCTATCAAATCTACTACAACGTCACATTTCAGGGAGGGAcgctgaaaaaaaatccatcatcTTGGTTCACATCCCAAGTGTAAAAATACTAAGCCAAGGgaataaaatgtacacattatCTAGACAGAGACACCCCTTCAGAGTAAATCTTGTGTGCTGTATGTAGAAAGTCACTACAGAGCTTCAAGGCTGCAATTAACAAACTAAACTAGTCGGCATGCATATCTGCAGGAATTGCATCACTGAGGTCAATCAACCGAACAGTGGGAATGCATACCAGTTGCTCTGAGGTGAGCCGAAGAGTCTTCTTATAACAGATGCTACCAGAGCTCATGAGGAGTTCTGACTGACAGGTTCCTGATGTCTGACTGGACAGTCTGTGTTCCTCATCACTAGAGGATGACTCATCCTTCATCCTTAAAAATAAAGGACAGCCAATTTGGTATAGGATGAAGCTATAAAAACtgagtgtttgagagagagagagacttaaaGTTTGAAGTCACCTGTTCATTGAGGACATAGTGAGTGAGCTCCCTCCTtgttctcctcctgcctctgtcACTGATTCCTGAAGTGCACAAAGGTCAAAGGCTGTTGCTGCGGAACAAAAGGCTAAAGACAAACTATATTATATTTCGGTGTCGTGTACTTACTGATTTGGAGTCACTGTTCCTGCTCCTCCATGAGAACCACCAGCGTCCTCCTTTCTTTGGCATCTTCTCCTTCATGATGTTCTCCACTGAGGCCTGGGGACAACCGTGCACATACAACtcaaaactgactgaaaatgtaaCTCAAAACTGACAGAAGAAACTCAAAACATTatgaagcagaaaacacacaaacacataaacgGATGAACAGAAATTAGCAACCCAAAATACAAAGTAAAGCTTAACAAACGGCACATTTCAAACCACACTGAACCCAAATCATAACAATTAAAGGCAGTTACAGGTGAAGATTCAATATCAGATAAACAAAGAGCAAAGGATGCAAACTAAAACCTGAAAGAATGAAACTTCTGAAGATTGTGACTGTATAGCAGGGGGAAAATGCATGCTAAAATGCAACAAGACACAATGCAAGGAGTAAGAGAGAGACATGTAAGACAGAGGGATTACAGGCAAGTTTACAGTGGTGATCTGATGGTAAACAGACAGGCAAAGACATGCTCTGACCAACATCCGAGCAAAGCAAGAAAACATCATACAGGCTGGGAAGGGCTGGAGCCAAACAGACCAGGGAGGCAGTATGAGAAGAGgccaaaagcagaaaacacataGCTCAAACACCAACACTTAGTACATACAAAACATCAAATGGAtggtgagagaaagaaaatgtgcaaataaaacagaaaaaataaggAAGGGgataaaaacatgacattattaaaatgttagGAACACAGATTTATAGCCATATTTCACTGTGGCAAAAGACAGTGGCAGCTTTGATGTGAGCTTCCCCCATGTGTGTTCATAATCAGCCAAGTTCAATGACTGCCTGGTCAGAGTGTATAAATGCCACACATACTTTACACCAATAACTGAAATGGTCGGATACTGATTATGAGAATTGGAAACACATTGTGAACACACATTATCTGGTAGCATTTGGTTGAAATTTCATGAAATAATGAAAGCATATTGGCAGATGGCAAAGTGAACCAAAGTGAAACATCAGACTAAGGTAAAGTAATTGCAAAATGCAGGGAGTGCACAAGAGAAAGTAATGCAGGGAGGTGAAGAACACTAAAGACACCAAACACCATCTACCAAATATAATGTAACATAATGAAACATATTTCAAAAACTATCAGTAATATAGTTAGTTATTTTACATGTTGAAGCCACTCATTCTATGGCGTATAACATTACCTTTTAAGTACAAGAACAATTTAGTAACGCCAAGTGGTTCATTTTAATTCCACTATTAAAAATAGGAGCTCTGGGCAAGTATTTCTATTCCATATCACATTAACTTAATATCCTTAAttacatttcagagaaaaatactgtttttatttttacattttactcagTCTGCTTTATCTGAGCTGTAGTTAACATTACAGATCAAAATCCATTTCAAATGAACATATAATCACGTCATAAAACATGCTAGCTAAAACTATCCAACAGTACATGAAGTACTACAATATGAAAATGCTGCTtagaaacaacaataataataataatccagtGATAATACAAAAACCAAAGGGTCCATTACAGTGCATGAtgagtacttgtacttttttcTGATAATACTGGCTactttaatgtaaataaatcttCTTCAAACACTGGTGCCATAAGTTGACACCAGAAAACATTTAACTAGTCAActagaaacaaagaaacaaatgagaCTATCAGTGTGGTGGTCTTACCTGTGGCAGCGGTTTCTGATAGACCTGCATGGCCAACATGACGGGAGCTGCTGTGTTCCAGTTGTAGTACCTACAACAGATGACAGAGGGCACCATAAGCTCTTTTTAAACCCACCATGACATCACCCACTGATCTGTGGGCTGCTGTTCACAGCTCAGCCAGAGAGAATGCATGTATTGTTTACATCCCACTCAGCAACGAGGACGAGCATCTCGTCTGTGAGTAAATATACATTTCCTTCTTTGCAATGACACGATGTAGATCAATAGAGAGAGGATAGTCCATATGTGAAACTCTCTACAAGGTCTGTCTACGAATTATCTTCAGTAACCAGGTCATCATCTCTAGAAAGAGACATTGCAGTTGAGTTTtccaaatctgtttttctttgagcaTCAGGAAAGTTGGCCATCTATTTCCTTTATATTTGAGAGAAGGAAGCTGTTTCTACCTGTTTCCAATATTGCATTCACCATACTGAGATCAGAGTGGAATCAGTACGCCTGTCTAATTTTAAACAATGTTGAACTATTCTAAACCATCTGTTTCTAACTGCAGCATTGTTCCACCTCAACAATAATACTGTTTATGTCTATGAAAAAGATTATGAAACTgtgaaagatgatgaaattaGTGTCAAAGatgtaaatatttcttttacatATATAGTGTTGTAGGTTCTAAATGTGTAACACTTTGACATGATAATAAGAATACAATATAGCAACAGGAATAGTAATGCATACTTGTTTCCTATCTTGACCACCAGGTTAGGGTCATCAATAATAGAGGGGTTTTCAGAGAACTGCTGGTAGGATATTGCCCTCTCCTGAAACTGCTCTGTGgggcatcacacacacacacacacacacagagagagagagagagagaaagagagagacacacttGTATTGGATTGATTGTGTTGAAAGAATTCATTCTGATGGTAAAATTGTTTATCTATAACAGAACAATCATCcatttttttgcaaaattaaaCTAAGGTTAACAGCACGGTAACTTTCTTCCTTTTGCCATTGCCTCCTTGCACATTCCTTATCCTACCTCTTGTGATCTCCCTGTTGTCAGTGAGCCCTCCGCACAAAGAGATGGCAACATGAGGCAGGTCCCCTATTTGGTCAGACAAACTGTCCACGCCACTGTCCATTCCACTGCTGCTCACTGACTGTGGGGACTGATTAGCGCTACGAGctcccatcatcatcatctctgaGTCTCCCCTCATGGAGCTACTGCCTCCAtcactgaggagagagaaacacataCACTCTCAAAGACATACATCTTTGAAAACAATGTTGTGATGGTGAGTGCCAGTTTGAAAATGATGGAATAAGTCATGCACGAACATGTTTGGTGCATTTAAGTTTTCGTTACTGAACCTTTTAGGGAAGTAAAGTGCAGCTACTTCAGGCTCCAGCTCTGTAATGTCATCCAGGTATATGCCATCAGCACCCAGGTGTTGGCTTCTCTTGTCTAAAGAGACAACATCACACATTACCAGTAGCAGATAAAAAAGATGGTATTATAAAGCATTTACACACTTTGAATTCAAGAAAATCCTCTGTATTTTTGAGATAGAGCACTGATACCTTTCTTCTTGGATGGTGAATCAGTTCTTTTGATGGGACTTCCCCTGTTCCTGCTTTCATCAAGATGATCAGGGAGAATCCTCGGGGGAGACATGGAGCAGGCTGTTAAAGCCTCCATCTCTGCACACGATGGTCCAACACTTTCCACTTCTCtcactgaggaaaaacacaaggaTAACTTTAGAATTTACTGCATAATTTTTCAGTTCTACAGATTGCAAAACCACTCAGATGTAATGCTGATTTATGGGTCATGATggaaatgaatgacaaaaagcaCCACTGGattgctatgttttttttttacaacctgCAGTGACTCCGGAATAACAGAAAGAGTGACTCAGCAAAATGTATACTTTGAAAGTAAATTGTTATTTAAATTGTGTCAGTCCTATCCTGGTGGGTGCCggaataattatttttttgtctacCTGTAGAAAATACtttgcacattaaaaacaatattgtCCTCTATGTAACTACCTTGTTCTCCTCCAGCCCTGTCCCCACTGGATAGTCCAACTCTGGCTCCGTTTTTACTTTCTTCAGTGTCCTTGTCCCCACCCTGAGCAGTGGTGTCCCCTGGCTGGGGAGAATTGATAGCGAGGGAGGGAGGTCCAGTGTCACTGATGGCTCTGAAGTGAGTGCTGGCAGACACTGGGATGGAGACGGTTGTGGCAGGGTCCTGCTTCTGGTGGGAAGTCAGGAAGGAtggctgtgagagagagagagagagagagagagacagagaacttTACATACATCTTTTTTTACTGGAGTATTTAcccatatatttatatttatattgacATTTAACATACAGACACGAGactggtatcaatcttctcatctaattcttgTTAAGCTATTCCATTAACAGtagtaaaatatttacaataatgATATCTAGAACAAATACAACATCCATAATGATtcaaaatgtgaataaaatatgtAGTAGTCACAGAGATACAGTAtatcctgcagtgtgtgtgtgtgtttgtgtgggtgtataCCTGGGCAGCCTGTGGGAGCTCCCCCCAGGTCCACAGCATCTCggggttgtttttgttctgatttgTTATCTCTGAGTCACTTTTCGGCGTTGATGACCGTGAATCATTGGGGCTGTTGAGAAAGTGACAGACACTTGATTCTGATGAGTCTGTACTCcatattttaacagaaaaatatttttaacatacTTAAGAAAATCCTAAAATCCAAATTCAATGATATCTTAAAACAGACTGTATTGTTTCTTGAAAACTGTGTAATTTACTTCATCATTGCATTATTTCATTTCCAGCATACAGTGAGACTAAAATTGACAGTAATACCTAGCAGGGGAAGAGAAGTGAGAAGTCTGCTGAGGACAAGAGATGGACAGACCACAgggtggagggatggagagagtCGCCTTAATCACATTACT
The Scatophagus argus isolate fScaArg1 chromosome 1, fScaArg1.pri, whole genome shotgun sequence DNA segment above includes these coding regions:
- the lpin1a gene encoding phosphatidate phosphatase LPIN1 isoform X3 produces the protein MSVGEELMESQLGRGGSRHHDTITCNSLPVQSLGPQQSDGGMIKKRRKRRRKARPEAGGGGGARRDESEEEFSEDEDMFTIDLSSDEEREGDCSRPAYGDQGPTAHMHTCPSSDWTRSQSNVIKATLSIPPPCGLSISCPQQTSHFSSPASPNDSRSSTPKSDSEITNQNKNNPEMLWTWGELPQAAQPSFLTSHQKQDPATTVSIPVSASTHFRAISDTGPPSLAINSPQPGDTTAQGGDKDTEESKNGARVGLSSGDRAGGEQVREVESVGPSCAEMEALTACSMSPPRILPDHLDESRNRGSPIKRTDSPSKKKDKRSQHLGADGIYLDDITELEPEVAALYFPKSDGGSSSMRGDSEMMMMGARSANQSPQSVSSSGMDSGVDSLSDQIGDLPHVAISLCGGLTDNREITREQFQERAISYQQFSENPSIIDDPNLVVKIGNKYYNWNTAAPVMLAMQVYQKPLPQASVENIMKEKMPKKGGRWWFSWRSRNSDSKSESVTEAGGEQGGSSLTMSSMNRMKDESSSSDEEHRLSSQTSGTCQSELLMSSGSICYKKTLRLTSEQLASLELKDGPNDVVFSVTTQYQGTCRCHGTIYLWNWDDKIVISDIDGTITRSDTLGHILPTLGKDWTHQGIARLYHKVSQNGYKFMYCSARAIGMADMTRGYLHWVNERGTMLPVGPVLLSPSSLFSALHREVIEKKPETFKIECLTDIKHLFYPNTEPFYAAFGNRATDVYSYKEVGVPLNRIFTVNPKGELIQEHAKTNISSFGRLCEVVDHVFPVLDQDEGADFQRSDIFGQCNYWNEQLPDGSNQEEEEEDSQSLETS
- the lpin1a gene encoding phosphatidate phosphatase LPIN1 isoform X2; protein product: MNYVGQLAGQVFVQVKELYRGLNPATLSGCIDVIVVRQPDGSLQCSPFHVRFGKMGVLRSREKVVDIEINGEPVSLHMKLGENGEAFFVKETENTLEVVPSHLATSPIMSVGEELMESQLGRGGSRHHDTITCNSLPVQSLGPQQSDGGMIKKRRKRRRKARPEAGGGGGARRDESEEEFSEDEDMFTIDLSSDEEREGDCSRPAYGDQGPTAHMHTCPSSDWTRSQSPNDSRSSTPKSDSEITNQNKNNPEMLWTWGELPQAAQPSFLTSHQKQDPATTVSIPVSASTHFRAISDTGPPSLAINSPQPGDTTAQGGDKDTEESKNGARVGLSSGDRAGGEQVREVESVGPSCAEMEALTACSMSPPRILPDHLDESRNRGSPIKRTDSPSKKKDKRSQHLGADGIYLDDITELEPEVAALYFPKSDGGSSSMRGDSEMMMMGARSANQSPQSVSSSGMDSGVDSLSDQIGDLPHVAISLCGGLTDNREITREQFQERAISYQQFSENPSIIDDPNLVVKIGNKYYNWNTAAPVMLAMQVYQKPLPQASVENIMKEKMPKKGGRWWFSWRSRNSDSKSESVTEAGGEQGGSSLTMSSMNRMKDESSSSDEEHRLSSQTSGTCQSELLMSSGSICYKKTLRLTSEQLASLELKDGPNDVVFSVTTQYQGTCRCHGTIYLWNWDDKIVISDIDGTITRSDTLGHILPTLGKDWTHQGIARLYHKVSQNGYKFMYCSARAIGMADMTRGYLHWVNERGTMLPVGPVLLSPSSLFSALHREVIEKKPETFKIECLTDIKHLFYPNTEPFYAAFGNRATDVYSYKEVGVPLNRIFTVNPKGELIQEHAKTNISSFGRLCEVVDHVFPVLDQDEGADFQRSDIFGQCNYWNEQLPDGSNQEEEEEDSQSLETS
- the lpin1a gene encoding phosphatidate phosphatase LPIN1 isoform X1, which translates into the protein MNYVGQLAGQVFVQVKELYRGLNPATLSGCIDVIVVRQPDGSLQCSPFHVRFGKMGVLRSREKVVDIEINGEPVSLHMKLGENGEAFFVKETENTLEVVPSHLATSPIMSVGEELMESQLGRGGSRHHDTITCNSLPVQSLGPQQSDGGMIKKRRKRRRKARPEAGGGGGARRDESEEEFSEDEDMFTIDLSSDEEREGDCSRPAYGDQGPTAHMHTCPSSDWTRSQSNVIKATLSIPPPCGLSISCPQQTSHFSSPASPNDSRSSTPKSDSEITNQNKNNPEMLWTWGELPQAAQPSFLTSHQKQDPATTVSIPVSASTHFRAISDTGPPSLAINSPQPGDTTAQGGDKDTEESKNGARVGLSSGDRAGGEQVREVESVGPSCAEMEALTACSMSPPRILPDHLDESRNRGSPIKRTDSPSKKKDKRSQHLGADGIYLDDITELEPEVAALYFPKSDGGSSSMRGDSEMMMMGARSANQSPQSVSSSGMDSGVDSLSDQIGDLPHVAISLCGGLTDNREITREQFQERAISYQQFSENPSIIDDPNLVVKIGNKYYNWNTAAPVMLAMQVYQKPLPQASVENIMKEKMPKKGGRWWFSWRSRNSDSKSESVTEAGGEQGGSSLTMSSMNRMKDESSSSDEEHRLSSQTSGTCQSELLMSSGSICYKKTLRLTSEQLASLELKDGPNDVVFSVTTQYQGTCRCHGTIYLWNWDDKIVISDIDGTITRSDTLGHILPTLGKDWTHQGIARLYHKVSQNGYKFMYCSARAIGMADMTRGYLHWVNERGTMLPVGPVLLSPSSLFSALHREVIEKKPETFKIECLTDIKHLFYPNTEPFYAAFGNRATDVYSYKEVGVPLNRIFTVNPKGELIQEHAKTNISSFGRLCEVVDHVFPVLDQDEGADFQRSDIFGQCNYWNEQLPDGSNQEEEEEDSQSLETS